From a region of the Nocardioides ginsengisegetis genome:
- a CDS encoding AMP-binding protein: MSAPNLGPSGYADTFARDHLPPADQWPTLEFTTDWLHYPDRLNAGAELLDAVIARHGPDRPALRTPDGEVWTYSQLLTRTNQIAHVLVDDLGLVSGNRVLLRSPNNPWTVAAWLGVLKAGGIVVTTMAALRATELAPIVQKTRPALALVDHRFVDDVHTVRDSVAPDLVVVAYGGDDEDDLTRRLEGHPGDFDAVDTAADDVALFGPTSGTTGVPKITTHFHRDVLSIDNTFGRAVLRLEPDDLVACTAPLAFTFGLGMLVVFTLRAGACALLTESATPAQLADLVAEHGVTALATAPTAYKQILASGRIEKLSGLRVAVSAGEHMAQATWERIEQEIGLKVIDGIGATEMLHIFISAAGDDIRPGATGRPVAGYRAAILDLDGHELGDGQEGRLGVIGPVGCRYLDDERQRGYVVNGWNVTGDTFVRDADGYYFYRSRTDNMIVSSGYNISGPEVEEALATHPDVVEVGVVAAPHEERGAIVCAFVVLREGVEGDAGKVTELQDHVKGRLAPYKYPRDVRFLDAMPRNTSGKLQHFKLRQMAQSEGPEGSA; encoded by the coding sequence ATGAGCGCGCCGAACCTGGGCCCATCGGGCTACGCCGACACCTTCGCGCGCGACCACCTGCCGCCGGCCGACCAGTGGCCGACGCTGGAGTTCACCACCGACTGGTTGCACTACCCCGACCGCCTCAACGCCGGCGCCGAGCTCCTCGATGCGGTCATCGCCAGGCACGGACCCGATCGGCCGGCCCTGCGCACGCCCGACGGAGAGGTCTGGACCTACAGCCAGCTGCTGACCCGCACCAACCAGATCGCCCACGTGCTGGTCGACGACCTCGGTCTGGTCAGCGGGAACCGCGTCCTGCTCCGCTCTCCCAACAACCCGTGGACCGTCGCCGCCTGGCTGGGTGTCCTCAAGGCCGGCGGCATCGTCGTCACCACCATGGCCGCGCTCCGCGCGACCGAGCTGGCTCCCATCGTGCAGAAGACCCGGCCGGCCTTGGCGCTGGTCGACCACCGCTTCGTCGACGACGTGCACACGGTGCGCGACAGCGTCGCACCCGACCTGGTCGTCGTCGCCTACGGAGGCGACGACGAGGACGACCTCACCCGTCGCCTCGAGGGCCACCCCGGCGACTTCGACGCCGTCGACACGGCCGCCGACGACGTGGCCCTCTTCGGCCCGACCTCCGGCACGACTGGCGTCCCGAAGATCACGACGCACTTCCACCGCGACGTGCTCTCGATCGACAACACCTTCGGCCGCGCCGTGCTCAGGCTCGAGCCCGACGACCTCGTCGCCTGCACCGCCCCGCTCGCCTTCACCTTCGGGCTCGGGATGCTCGTGGTCTTCACGCTCCGGGCGGGGGCGTGCGCGCTCCTCACCGAGTCGGCCACGCCGGCACAGCTCGCCGACCTGGTCGCCGAGCACGGCGTCACCGCGCTGGCCACCGCGCCGACGGCGTACAAGCAGATCCTCGCCTCGGGCCGCATCGAGAAGCTCAGCGGCCTGCGGGTCGCGGTGTCGGCCGGCGAGCACATGGCACAGGCGACGTGGGAGCGGATCGAGCAGGAGATCGGCCTGAAGGTGATCGACGGGATCGGCGCCACCGAGATGCTCCACATCTTCATCTCGGCCGCCGGTGACGACATCCGCCCCGGCGCCACCGGAAGGCCGGTCGCCGGCTACCGTGCCGCGATTCTCGACCTCGATGGCCACGAGCTCGGCGACGGACAGGAGGGCCGGCTCGGCGTCATCGGTCCGGTCGGGTGCCGCTACCTCGACGACGAGCGCCAGCGCGGCTACGTCGTCAACGGGTGGAACGTCACCGGTGACACCTTCGTCCGCGACGCCGACGGCTACTACTTCTACCGTTCGCGCACCGACAACATGATCGTCTCATCGGGCTACAACATCAGTGGCCCGGAGGTCGAGGAGGCGCTCGCCACCCACCCCGACGTCGTCGAGGTCGGGGTCGTCGCGGCCCCCCACGAGGAGCGCGGGGCGATCGTCTGCGCCTTCGTCGTGCTGCGCGAGGGCGTCGAGGGGGACGCCGGCAAGGTCACCGAGCTCCAGGACCACGTCAAGGGCCGGCTGGCCCCCTACAAGTACCCCCGCGACGTGCGCTTCCTCGACGCGATGCCGCGCAACACCAGCGGGAAGCTCCAGCACTTCAAGCTGCGCCAGATGGCCCAGTCCGAGGGACCGGAGGGGTCGGCATGA
- a CDS encoding acyl-CoA thioesterase, producing MSARSTTAPTSRTFTDAVALRECEAEVFDRAFTATTQPCPWPKAYGGDMVAQALVAASLTVTDGKSMHSMHSYFMRPVDIGAEVRYEVELLRDGRGYSTRQVRGFQNGKPVYVCLASFAAGEPSGSFQATAPADLPGPDELPTSAACLEGRTGGTMTGASKTYWSSGRSFDMRHVPGPVYLTVEGGQSPHQAIWVKPYDALRPVEGLTEAQRDTAALAYVCDYTILEPALRVLGLAWADEGLVTASLDHAMWFHRPVSMGDWLLYAQEAMSVEDGRGSAVGRFFDTGGTLVATVVQEGMLRAGSGR from the coding sequence GTGAGCGCCAGGTCCACCACGGCGCCGACCTCGCGGACCTTCACCGACGCCGTCGCGCTGCGCGAGTGCGAGGCGGAGGTCTTCGACCGCGCGTTCACGGCCACCACCCAGCCCTGCCCGTGGCCCAAGGCCTACGGCGGCGACATGGTCGCCCAGGCGCTCGTCGCCGCCTCGCTCACCGTGACCGACGGCAAGTCCATGCACTCGATGCACTCCTACTTCATGCGGCCCGTCGACATCGGCGCCGAGGTCCGCTACGAGGTCGAGCTGCTGCGCGACGGCCGCGGCTACAGCACCCGCCAGGTCCGCGGCTTCCAGAACGGCAAGCCGGTCTACGTCTGCCTGGCGAGCTTCGCCGCCGGCGAGCCGAGCGGCAGCTTCCAGGCGACCGCCCCCGCCGACCTGCCGGGCCCGGACGAGCTGCCGACCTCGGCCGCCTGCCTCGAGGGCCGCACCGGCGGCACGATGACCGGGGCGTCGAAGACCTACTGGTCGAGCGGGCGCAGCTTCGACATGCGCCACGTCCCCGGGCCGGTCTACCTCACCGTCGAGGGCGGGCAGTCGCCCCACCAGGCGATCTGGGTGAAGCCGTACGACGCCCTGCGCCCGGTCGAGGGGCTCACCGAGGCCCAGCGCGACACGGCCGCCCTCGCCTACGTCTGCGACTACACGATCCTCGAGCCCGCCCTGCGGGTCCTCGGACTCGCCTGGGCCGACGAGGGGCTCGTGACCGCCAGCCTCGACCACGCCATGTGGTTCCACCGGCCGGTGTCGATGGGTGACTGGCTGCTCTACGCGCAGGAGGCGATGTCGGTCGAGGACGGCCGCGGCTCCGCCGTCGGCCGCTTCTTCGACACCGGCGGCACCCTCGTCGCGACCGTCGTCCAGGAGGGCATGCTGCGCGCCGGGAGTGGCCGATGA
- a CDS encoding bifunctional salicylyl-CoA 5-hydroxylase/oxidoreductase, with product MKIAIAGGGPGGLYFATLMKTLDFAHDITVWERNAPDDTFGFGVVFSDETLGSIEGADRVVHERMEKRFARWTDIDVAVTDRAGDTQSFTVGGQGFAAMSRKELLQILQERVAELGVTVHYRTETPDPDELRSSYDLVLASDGLNSQIRTKYADRFRPSLDRRHNKYIWFGTDLVFEAFQFNVVQTEWGTMQIHGYPFSESGSTFIVEMHEDVWRRAGLDRTESETFPPGTSDEYAVERIAAIFADELQGHEILTNNSKWLNFHTVRNESWHDGNVVLLGDAAHTAHFSIGSGTKLAMEDSLALAACLHEHPTLEAALEAYQTERKPVVESTQRAAQASMEWFENIGMYADQAPAQFVFNLLTRSRRITFENLRERDADFAARMEAEFARSQHGEDGAPAMFQPVSIGDLELKNRVILSPMDMYSATDGMPDDFHLVHLGSKALGGAGLVMTEMTCVSPEGRISPGCPGIWNDAQRDAWSRVAAFVHERTTARIGMQLGHSGRKGSTKLMWEGMDEPLDEGNWEVIAPSPIAYGAGCHVPREATRADLDAVLTDFVASAERAVQAGFDLIELHAAHGYLLSSFLSPVSNQRTDDYGGSLENRLRFPLEVFDAVRAAVPGHVPVTVRISATDWMPDGNTDEDGIEIARAFIEHGAAAIDVSTGQVSKDEKPAFGRSYQTPFADKIRHRVAAPAGVKVIAVGAISSYDDVNSILLAGRADLCALGRAHLYDPNWALHAAAEQEYAGPGADWPDMWAAGRRRPPTSRTDKIPPRLQLLREGEDNRVHLRWTPEGTVRT from the coding sequence ATGAAGATCGCCATCGCCGGTGGCGGACCCGGAGGCCTCTACTTCGCGACGCTGATGAAGACGCTCGACTTCGCGCACGACATCACCGTGTGGGAGCGCAACGCCCCTGACGACACCTTCGGCTTCGGCGTCGTGTTCTCCGACGAGACGCTCGGCAGCATCGAAGGCGCCGATCGAGTCGTGCACGAGCGGATGGAGAAGCGCTTCGCGCGGTGGACAGACATCGACGTCGCCGTGACCGACAGGGCGGGCGACACGCAGTCCTTCACCGTCGGCGGCCAGGGCTTCGCGGCGATGTCGCGCAAGGAGCTGCTCCAGATCCTCCAGGAGCGGGTCGCCGAGCTCGGGGTGACCGTCCACTACCGCACCGAGACTCCCGACCCCGACGAGCTGCGGTCGTCGTACGACCTGGTGCTCGCGTCCGACGGGCTCAACTCCCAGATCCGCACCAAGTACGCCGACCGGTTCCGGCCCTCGCTCGACCGGCGGCACAACAAGTACATCTGGTTCGGCACCGACCTGGTCTTCGAGGCGTTCCAGTTCAACGTCGTGCAGACGGAGTGGGGCACCATGCAGATCCACGGCTACCCGTTCTCCGAGTCGGGCTCGACCTTCATCGTCGAGATGCACGAGGACGTGTGGCGTCGCGCAGGACTCGACCGCACGGAGTCCGAGACCTTCCCGCCCGGCACGTCCGACGAGTACGCCGTCGAGCGGATCGCCGCGATCTTCGCCGACGAGCTGCAGGGCCACGAGATCCTCACCAACAACTCCAAGTGGCTCAACTTCCACACCGTGCGCAACGAGAGCTGGCACGACGGCAACGTGGTGCTGCTCGGCGACGCTGCGCACACCGCCCACTTCTCCATCGGCTCCGGCACCAAGCTCGCCATGGAGGACTCCCTCGCCCTCGCCGCCTGCCTGCACGAGCACCCGACGCTGGAGGCGGCGCTGGAGGCCTACCAGACCGAGCGCAAGCCGGTCGTGGAGTCGACCCAGCGCGCTGCCCAGGCGTCCATGGAGTGGTTCGAGAACATCGGGATGTACGCCGACCAGGCCCCCGCGCAGTTCGTGTTCAACCTGCTCACCCGGTCCCGACGGATCACCTTCGAGAACCTCCGGGAGCGCGACGCCGACTTCGCGGCGCGGATGGAGGCGGAGTTCGCGCGCAGCCAGCACGGCGAGGACGGAGCACCGGCGATGTTCCAGCCGGTGAGCATCGGCGATCTCGAGCTGAAGAACCGCGTCATCCTCTCGCCGATGGACATGTACTCCGCCACCGACGGGATGCCCGACGACTTCCACCTGGTGCACCTCGGTTCGAAGGCACTCGGCGGCGCCGGCCTGGTGATGACGGAGATGACGTGTGTGTCCCCCGAGGGCCGGATCAGTCCCGGCTGCCCCGGGATCTGGAACGACGCGCAGCGCGACGCGTGGAGCCGGGTCGCCGCGTTCGTCCACGAGCGAACGACCGCGCGCATCGGGATGCAGCTCGGCCACTCCGGCCGCAAGGGCTCGACGAAGCTCATGTGGGAGGGCATGGACGAGCCCCTGGACGAGGGCAACTGGGAGGTCATCGCGCCGTCGCCGATCGCCTACGGTGCCGGCTGCCACGTGCCGCGCGAGGCCACCCGCGCCGATCTCGATGCCGTCCTCACCGACTTCGTCGCCTCGGCGGAGCGTGCGGTGCAGGCCGGCTTCGACCTCATCGAGCTGCACGCCGCGCACGGCTACCTGCTGAGCTCGTTCCTCTCGCCCGTCTCGAACCAGCGCACCGACGACTACGGCGGCTCACTGGAGAACCGGCTTCGCTTCCCGCTCGAGGTCTTCGACGCCGTCCGGGCGGCCGTGCCCGGCCACGTGCCGGTCACCGTCCGCATCTCGGCGACCGACTGGATGCCGGACGGCAACACCGACGAGGACGGGATCGAGATCGCGCGCGCCTTCATCGAGCACGGTGCCGCCGCGATCGACGTCTCCACGGGCCAGGTCAGCAAGGACGAGAAGCCCGCCTTCGGGCGGTCCTACCAGACCCCGTTCGCCGACAAGATCCGCCACCGGGTCGCAGCCCCCGCCGGGGTGAAGGTGATCGCGGTCGGCGCGATCTCGAGCTACGACGATGTCAACTCGATCCTGCTCGCCGGGCGCGCCGACCTGTGCGCGCTGGGACGCGCTCACCTCTACGACCCGAACTGGGCGCTGCACGCCGCCGCCGAGCAGGAGTACGCCGGCCCCGGCGCGGACTGGCCGGACATGTGGGCCGCGGGTCGCCGGCGCCCGCCCACCTCGCGCACCGACAAGATCCCGCCGCGGCTCCAGCTGCTCCGCGAGGGCGAGGACAACCGGGTGCACCTCCGTTGGACCCCGGAGGGCACGGTGCGGACGTGA
- a CDS encoding cupin produces the protein MDPNLDNYVLEGDASMYANESGLVVPFVTRAGQEPDLTGQSEGATRVSGVSIQHTPATKLWFGQVRNLAGYRSVPHHHGEAETGGFVLSGRARIYFGERFEDYLDMSEGDWVFVPPFMPHVECNLDRNNPLTWMTARTPENIVVNLPQVDDADLPDWADRP, from the coding sequence ATGGATCCCAACCTCGACAACTACGTGCTCGAAGGCGACGCCTCGATGTACGCCAACGAGTCGGGGCTCGTCGTCCCGTTCGTCACCCGCGCCGGCCAGGAGCCCGACCTCACCGGGCAGAGCGAGGGCGCCACCCGCGTCAGCGGCGTCAGCATCCAGCACACGCCGGCGACGAAGCTGTGGTTCGGCCAGGTGCGCAACCTGGCCGGCTACCGCTCGGTCCCGCACCACCACGGCGAGGCCGAGACCGGTGGCTTCGTGCTCTCCGGCCGGGCGCGGATCTACTTCGGCGAGCGCTTCGAGGACTACCTCGACATGTCGGAGGGCGACTGGGTCTTCGTCCCGCCGTTCATGCCCCACGTGGAGTGCAACCTCGATCGCAACAACCCGCTCACCTGGATGACCGCCCGGACGCCGGAGAACATCGTCGTCAACCTGCCGCAGGTCGACGACGCCGACCTGCCCGACTGGGCGGACCGCCCGTGA